From one Deinococcus sp. YIM 134068 genomic stretch:
- a CDS encoding glycerophosphodiester phosphodiesterase yields MRGVLLAPLVLLLAGCRPAGPPPNSFVTGRTLNIAHQGGEALRPSNTLEAYRHAAALGVNMLEMDMHATRDGALVLSHDATLDRLTNTRGRITDMTLEQVLAADAGYTFTNDGGRTFPYRGQGVRVAQLSQVLAEFPTLPMTIELKQETPSIAATFCRVLREAGATSRVTAASFSDRALGEFRRACPEVMTSMTARELRPAVLLGKVGLSRLARLPGRVAQVPVRAGGITVVTPAFVRAMHARGVAVQVWTINDPEEMRRLTRMGVDGIITDRPDMLSKVLVEEQGGS; encoded by the coding sequence ATGCGAGGTGTGCTGCTCGCCCCCCTGGTCCTGCTGCTCGCCGGGTGCCGACCCGCCGGGCCTCCCCCGAATTCCTTCGTCACGGGCCGGACGCTGAACATCGCGCATCAGGGGGGTGAGGCGCTGCGGCCCAGCAACACGCTGGAGGCGTACCGCCACGCCGCCGCGCTCGGCGTGAACATGCTCGAAATGGACATGCACGCCACCCGCGACGGGGCGCTCGTCCTCTCACACGACGCGACGCTCGACCGCCTGACGAACACGCGAGGTCGCATCACGGACATGACGCTGGAGCAGGTACTCGCGGCGGACGCCGGATATACGTTCACTAACGACGGGGGGCGGACCTTTCCCTACCGAGGACAGGGCGTTCGCGTCGCCCAACTGTCGCAAGTCCTGGCCGAGTTCCCGACCCTCCCCATGACCATCGAACTCAAGCAGGAGACGCCGAGTATTGCCGCGACGTTCTGCCGTGTATTGCGGGAGGCGGGGGCGACCTCCCGTGTGACCGCCGCCAGCTTCAGCGACCGGGCGTTGGGCGAGTTCCGGCGCGCGTGCCCGGAGGTCATGACAAGCATGACGGCACGCGAGTTGCGGCCCGCCGTGCTGCTCGGCAAGGTCGGTCTCTCGCGGTTGGCCCGCCTCCCCGGTCGCGTCGCGCAGGTGCCCGTGAGGGCGGGCGGCATCACCGTCGTCACCCCCGCCTTCGTCCGGGCCATGCACGCGCGGGGCGTCGCCGTGCAGGTCTGGACGATCAACGACCCTGAGGAAATGCGCCGCCTGACCCGCATGGGCGTGGACGGCATCATCACCGACAGGCCGGACATGCTCAGCAAGGTGCTGGTGGAGGAACAGGGCGGGTCGTAG